The Mycolicibacterium boenickei genome has a segment encoding these proteins:
- a CDS encoding LCP family protein: MRRDPNYRPAWPPNPPTPPPRTPPPPPRRRATPPQQPPPPRQPPRRPPRPPAPGPAAARPPAPAPVRKPRKRRHWGRLVLAVLLVAVVALIGGAFWVDSSLHRIPALADYPERPGAAHGTTWLLVGSDSRQNLSPEQQADLATGGDIGNGRTDTILLVHIPGLGSGTPATMVSIPRDSYLPIPGYGEDKVNAAFSLGGAQLLAQTVEQATGLHLDHYAEIGFDGFAAMVDAVGGVTMCPAEPISDPLAGIDLPAGCQELDGRSALGYVRTRATPRADLDRMNNQRAFMSALLHRATSPEVLLNPLRWQPMAKAATNSVAVDEDAHVWDLGRLAWAMHGDDMVTTTVPIGEFTGSDSGAVVVWDSDAAGRLFTALANDATVPEDVIEKPQP, from the coding sequence ATCCGCCGGGATCCGAACTACCGCCCGGCGTGGCCACCGAATCCGCCCACGCCGCCGCCACGCACGCCACCACCACCTCCCCGGCGCCGGGCCACGCCGCCGCAGCAGCCCCCGCCGCCCCGGCAACCCCCGAGACGCCCACCGCGTCCGCCCGCGCCCGGACCCGCGGCTGCGCGCCCTCCCGCGCCGGCACCGGTGCGCAAACCCCGGAAACGACGGCATTGGGGCCGGCTGGTGCTGGCGGTGCTGCTGGTCGCCGTGGTGGCACTGATCGGCGGCGCCTTCTGGGTCGACTCGTCGCTGCACCGCATCCCCGCGCTCGCCGATTACCCCGAGCGCCCCGGTGCGGCGCACGGCACCACCTGGCTGCTGGTCGGATCCGACAGTCGCCAGAACCTGAGCCCCGAGCAGCAGGCCGACCTGGCCACCGGGGGTGACATCGGCAACGGCCGGACCGACACCATCCTGTTGGTGCACATCCCCGGCCTCGGCTCGGGCACCCCGGCCACCATGGTCTCGATCCCCCGGGACTCCTACCTGCCGATTCCCGGCTACGGCGAGGACAAGGTCAACGCGGCGTTCTCCCTGGGCGGGGCGCAGCTGCTGGCTCAGACCGTCGAGCAGGCGACCGGCCTGCACCTCGACCACTACGCCGAGATCGGGTTCGACGGTTTCGCCGCGATGGTCGACGCCGTGGGTGGGGTGACGATGTGCCCGGCCGAACCGATCAGCGACCCGCTGGCCGGGATCGACCTGCCGGCGGGCTGCCAGGAACTCGACGGTCGCAGCGCGCTCGGCTACGTCCGCACCCGCGCCACGCCGCGCGCCGACCTGGATCGCATGAACAACCAGCGGGCGTTCATGTCCGCCCTGCTGCACCGGGCCACCAGCCCGGAGGTCCTGCTCAACCCGTTGCGGTGGCAGCCCATGGCCAAGGCCGCCACCAACTCGGTGGCGGTCGACGAGGACGCGCACGTGTGGGATCTGGGCCGGCTCGCCTGGGCGATGCACGGTGATGACATGGTCACCACGACGGTGCCGATCGGCGAATTCACCGGCAGCGATTCGGGTGCGGTCGTGGTGTGGGACAGCGACGCCGCCGGCCGCCTGTTCACCGCGCTGGCCAACGACGCAACCGTCCCCGAGGACGTCATCGAAAAGCCCCAACCTTGA
- a CDS encoding ferritin — protein MTTTGELDTKFHALISDQIRSEFTAAQQYIAIAVYFDGADLPQLAKHFYAQAVEERNHAMMLVQYLLDRDVDVEIPGVDAVCNRFDAPRDALALALSQERTVTEQISRLASVAREEGDYLGEQFMQWFLKEQIEEVSSMATLVRIADRAGSNLFHIEDFVARELAGGAGADTSAPKAAGGNL, from the coding sequence ATGACGACGACCGGTGAACTCGACACGAAATTCCACGCACTTATCTCCGACCAGATCCGCAGCGAGTTCACCGCGGCACAGCAATACATCGCAATTGCGGTTTATTTCGACGGCGCCGACCTCCCGCAGCTCGCCAAGCACTTCTATGCGCAGGCGGTCGAAGAGCGCAACCACGCCATGATGCTGGTCCAGTACCTGCTCGATCGGGATGTCGACGTCGAGATCCCCGGGGTCGATGCGGTGTGCAACCGGTTCGATGCTCCCCGTGACGCCCTCGCCCTGGCACTCAGCCAGGAGCGCACCGTCACCGAGCAGATCAGCCGGCTCGCCAGTGTCGCCCGCGAGGAGGGCGACTACCTCGGCGAGCAGTTCATGCAGTGGTTCCTCAAGGAGCAGATCGAAGAGGTCTCGTCGATGGCGACGCTGGTGCGCATCGCCGACCGCGCCGGCTCAAACCTGTTCCACATCGAGGATTTCGTCGCCCGCGAACTCGCCGGTGGCGCCGGGGCGGACACGAGCGCCCCGAAGGCCGCAGGCGGCAACCTCTAG
- a CDS encoding glycerophosphodiester phosphodiesterase produces the protein METGDDGAAAQATPGPGHPFVVAHRGASADKPEHTLAAYDLALREGADGVECDVRLTRDGHLVCVHDRRIDRTSTGTGLVSEMTLAELRRLDYGSWHAGGRGGGDESAVPEGPIGDTGLLTLDDLVSLVLDWNRPVKLFIETKHPVRYGALVENKVLALLHRYGIAAPASADLSRAVVMSFSAAAVWRIRRAAPMLPTVLLGETSRYLGGSAATTVGATAVGPSIATLREHPELVDRAAAQGRALYCWTVDHYEDVQFCRDIGVGWVATNHPGRTKSWLQNGLTGAGRD, from the coding sequence ATGGAAACGGGCGACGACGGAGCCGCTGCGCAGGCGACACCGGGGCCTGGGCATCCGTTCGTGGTGGCCCACCGCGGAGCTTCCGCCGACAAGCCCGAACACACGCTCGCCGCGTACGATCTCGCGTTGCGCGAGGGTGCCGACGGCGTGGAATGCGATGTGCGTCTGACCCGCGACGGGCACCTGGTGTGTGTGCATGACCGCCGGATCGACCGCACCTCGACCGGCACCGGTCTGGTCAGCGAGATGACCTTGGCCGAACTGCGCCGGCTGGACTACGGGTCCTGGCATGCCGGCGGGCGGGGCGGTGGCGATGAGAGCGCCGTGCCTGAAGGCCCGATCGGGGACACCGGGCTGCTGACCCTCGACGACCTCGTCTCGCTGGTGCTGGACTGGAACCGGCCGGTCAAGCTGTTCATCGAGACCAAACACCCCGTGCGCTACGGCGCTCTGGTGGAGAACAAGGTGCTGGCCCTGCTGCACCGGTACGGCATCGCCGCGCCGGCCTCGGCCGATCTGTCCCGTGCGGTGGTGATGTCCTTCTCGGCGGCCGCGGTGTGGCGGATCCGCCGGGCTGCCCCGATGCTGCCGACCGTGCTACTCGGCGAGACGTCGCGATACCTCGGCGGCAGTGCCGCCACCACGGTCGGGGCCACAGCCGTCGGACCGTCCATCGCGACGCTGCGCGAGCATCCGGAACTGGTCGACCGCGCTGCCGCCCAGGGACGTGCCCTGTACTGCTGGACCGTCGACCACTACGAGGACGTCCAGTTCTGCCGCGACATCGGGGTGGGTTGGGTCGCCACCAACCATCCCGGCCGCACCAAGAGTTGGCTGCAGAACGGCCTGACGGGTGCGGGCCGGGATTGA
- a CDS encoding DUF4328 domain-containing protein, whose protein sequence is MIQVCSQCGTRWNVRDRQRSWCPRCGGSLLAPSAPASPQAQWGPPPAQPPTSSAQAPGQRPPRLAQGYRWVALRPGAPPYQRRQRRSLGPTPHYRTIPSWGLHQHFDLDEQPEKTADESNVGAVRLMLVAAMVVLGIAAFAHVIRYALLLINRSVLLHPLIAIGGVVIGLLASVVAIVGVVLTVVALVRWLIARRAAGYAAHGEADPRSARTLWLGCLVPGVNLVMAPVFVWELAALEGRLSHLRRLIVMWWIALVLSAVVATWSMASTVYVTFFNNTSQNIADNTVMTIVGYLLALVAFLLTAKVFSGFEGSGTTAQRSIPHWVVVEPDAPETGAETEEPSREPEPSQNREDSAESAVPVETQGQNPAA, encoded by the coding sequence ATGATCCAGGTGTGTTCGCAGTGCGGGACGCGCTGGAACGTGCGTGACCGGCAGCGGTCGTGGTGTCCCCGGTGCGGAGGCTCGTTGTTGGCGCCTTCTGCGCCGGCGTCGCCCCAGGCCCAGTGGGGACCTCCTCCCGCGCAGCCGCCCACGTCTTCCGCGCAGGCACCGGGACAGCGCCCGCCGCGACTCGCGCAGGGCTATCGCTGGGTCGCGCTGCGTCCTGGCGCCCCGCCGTACCAGCGGCGCCAGCGGCGCTCGCTCGGGCCGACCCCGCACTACCGCACGATCCCGAGCTGGGGGTTGCACCAGCACTTCGATCTCGACGAGCAACCCGAGAAAACCGCCGACGAGTCCAACGTGGGCGCGGTACGTCTCATGCTCGTCGCCGCCATGGTGGTGTTGGGCATCGCGGCCTTCGCCCATGTGATCCGGTACGCACTGCTACTGATCAACCGCAGTGTGCTGCTGCACCCGCTGATCGCCATCGGCGGCGTGGTGATCGGCCTGCTGGCCAGCGTCGTGGCGATCGTCGGCGTGGTCTTGACGGTGGTGGCACTCGTGCGCTGGCTGATCGCACGCCGGGCGGCCGGCTACGCCGCGCACGGCGAGGCGGATCCCCGCAGCGCCAGGACGTTGTGGCTCGGCTGCCTGGTGCCCGGCGTGAACCTGGTGATGGCACCGGTGTTCGTGTGGGAACTGGCCGCACTCGAAGGCCGTCTCTCACACCTGCGGCGACTGATCGTGATGTGGTGGATCGCGTTGGTGCTCAGCGCAGTGGTGGCGACGTGGTCGATGGCGAGCACCGTGTACGTGACCTTCTTCAACAACACCTCGCAGAACATCGCCGACAACACTGTGATGACGATCGTCGGCTATCTGCTGGCGCTGGTGGCCTTCCTGCTGACCGCCAAGGTGTTCTCCGGCTTCGAGGGCAGCGGTACGACGGCTCAGCGCAGCATCCCGCACTGGGTGGTGGTGGAGCCCGACGCTCCCGAGACCGGGGCCGAGACCGAGGAGCCTTCGCGGGAGCCCGAGCCTTCGCAGAATCGTGAGGATTCGGCTGAATCCGCCGTTCCGGTTGAGACCCAAGGGCAGAACCCGGCAGCATAG
- a CDS encoding rhodanese-like domain-containing protein has translation MDDVEVGQVDIAAVPTTFEGAVVLLDVREDDEWQRGHAAGAQHIPMGDVPARIAEIDPDAELYVICHAGGRSLRVANYLARNGYTPINVEGGMLAWAGAGRPVITDAGGAGSV, from the coding sequence ATGGACGATGTGGAAGTCGGGCAGGTAGATATCGCTGCGGTACCCACCACGTTCGAAGGGGCCGTCGTGCTGCTCGACGTCCGTGAGGACGACGAGTGGCAGCGCGGCCACGCCGCGGGCGCACAGCACATCCCGATGGGCGACGTTCCGGCGCGGATCGCCGAGATCGACCCTGACGCCGAGCTCTACGTGATCTGCCATGCCGGCGGACGCTCCCTGCGGGTGGCGAACTACCTGGCCCGTAACGGCTACACCCCGATCAACGTCGAGGGCGGAATGCTGGCCTGGGCCGGGGCCGGACGCCCGGTCATCACCGACGCCGGCGGCGCGGGCAGCGTCTGA
- a CDS encoding superoxide dismutase, which produces MAEYTLPDLDYDYGALEPHISGQINELHHSKHHAAYVKGVNDAVAKLDEARANGDHAAIFLNEKNLAFHLGGHVNHSIWWKNLSPNGGDKPTGDLAAAIDDQFGSFDKFQAQFTAAANGLQGSGWAVLGYDSLGDRLLTFQLYDQQANVPLGIIPLLQVDMWEHAFYLQYKNVKADYVKAFWNVVNWEDVQNRYAAATSKTNGLIFG; this is translated from the coding sequence GTGGCTGAATACACCTTGCCGGACCTGGATTACGACTACGGAGCGCTGGAGCCCCACATCTCCGGGCAGATCAACGAGCTCCACCACAGCAAGCACCACGCGGCCTACGTGAAGGGCGTCAACGACGCGGTCGCCAAGCTCGACGAGGCACGGGCCAACGGCGACCACGCCGCGATCTTCCTCAACGAGAAGAACCTGGCCTTCCACCTCGGTGGCCACGTGAACCACTCGATCTGGTGGAAAAACCTGTCCCCCAACGGTGGTGACAAGCCGACCGGCGACCTCGCCGCGGCGATCGATGACCAGTTCGGTTCGTTCGACAAGTTCCAGGCGCAGTTCACCGCCGCCGCCAACGGGCTGCAGGGCTCGGGCTGGGCCGTGCTCGGCTACGACAGCCTCGGCGACCGCCTGCTCACCTTCCAGCTCTACGACCAGCAGGCCAACGTGCCGCTCGGCATCATTCCGCTGCTTCAGGTCGACATGTGGGAGCACGCGTTCTACCTGCAGTACAAGAACGTCAAGGCCGATTACGTCAAGGCGTTCTGGAACGTCGTGAACTGGGAGGACGTGCAGAACCGCTACGCGGCGGCCACCTCCAAGACCAACGGCCTGATCTTCGGCTAG
- a CDS encoding peptidase: MDTTGSGRAIEIAPFHSGGALKGFVVSGRWPDSTKEWAQLLMVTVRIASLPGLLSTTTIFGVREELPEQPHPGTVGLVIAEGPVVGESAVPPGYFADHQPPALLMLHPPSETTPSLPECTGAASGCVLLPGLPYLGLEHRAAWVEAESDGTVTSVVSRVGVDPISHPDTAILAMLLAA, encoded by the coding sequence ATGGATACGACGGGGTCCGGCAGGGCGATCGAGATCGCCCCCTTCCACTCCGGTGGTGCGCTCAAAGGATTCGTGGTCTCGGGTCGGTGGCCTGACTCCACCAAAGAGTGGGCACAACTTCTCATGGTTACGGTCCGTATCGCTTCGCTGCCCGGATTGCTCTCCACCACAACGATTTTCGGCGTCCGCGAGGAATTGCCCGAGCAGCCCCATCCCGGCACAGTCGGCCTGGTCATCGCGGAGGGCCCGGTGGTCGGCGAATCCGCGGTTCCACCCGGGTATTTCGCCGACCATCAACCACCGGCGCTGTTGATGCTGCACCCGCCTTCGGAGACGACTCCGTCGCTTCCCGAATGCACCGGCGCGGCCTCGGGATGCGTACTGCTGCCCGGCCTTCCGTACCTCGGGCTCGAACATCGGGCAGCCTGGGTCGAGGCCGAATCGGATGGCACGGTGACCTCGGTGGTCAGCCGGGTCGGCGTCGATCCGATCAGCCACCCCGATACCGCGATCCTGGCAATGCTCCTGGCGGCGTAG
- a CDS encoding secretion protein EspR yields MSKTFAARLNRLFDTVYPPGRGPHTSAEVIAALKSEGVTMSAPYLSQLRSGNRTNPSAATMAALANFFRIKPAYFTDDEYYEKLDKELTWLASMRDEGIRRIAARTVGLSNEAQQDLVQKVDELRRREHLDD; encoded by the coding sequence ATGAGCAAGACGTTCGCCGCCCGCCTAAACCGCCTGTTCGATACGGTTTATCCGCCTGGGCGCGGACCCCACACGTCTGCCGAGGTGATCGCCGCACTCAAGTCCGAGGGCGTGACCATGTCGGCCCCGTACCTGTCGCAGCTTCGTTCGGGCAACCGGACAAACCCGTCGGCGGCAACCATGGCCGCACTTGCCAACTTCTTCCGGATCAAGCCGGCTTACTTCACCGACGACGAGTACTACGAGAAGCTCGACAAGGAGCTGACCTGGCTGGCCAGCATGCGTGACGAGGGGATCCGCCGCATCGCCGCCCGCACCGTCGGGCTGTCCAACGAAGCTCAGCAGGACCTGGTCCAAAAGGTCGACGAGCTGCGCCGTCGGGAACACCTCGACGACTGA
- a CDS encoding ImmA/IrrE family metallo-endopeptidase, protein MSASRSVTRAVNEVLDLAPRQGEVTLTRLVDAVSADRGRPIELTMAELPPGVCGQWRQYADRDVFLIQQGLPAWDRTLAHELGHLVLGHEGISIVDAAAASAEVATSDLISYMLNQRTGCMGPNGEDIEQEAEDFAALLLYRLGRLPSDRSSIVQVRLGEAFG, encoded by the coding sequence ATGTCCGCCAGTCGAAGCGTCACGCGCGCTGTGAACGAGGTTCTCGACCTCGCCCCTCGGCAGGGCGAAGTCACGCTGACCCGCCTGGTCGACGCGGTGAGCGCCGACCGCGGTAGGCCGATCGAGCTGACCATGGCCGAACTTCCCCCCGGAGTCTGCGGGCAGTGGCGGCAATACGCCGACCGCGATGTGTTTCTCATCCAGCAGGGCCTCCCGGCCTGGGACCGCACCCTGGCTCACGAACTCGGCCACCTGGTGCTGGGGCATGAGGGCATATCGATCGTCGACGCGGCCGCGGCCTCAGCCGAGGTGGCCACGTCCGATCTGATCAGCTACATGCTCAACCAGCGGACCGGATGCATGGGGCCCAACGGCGAGGACATCGAGCAGGAGGCCGAGGACTTCGCCGCCCTCCTGCTGTACCGGCTGGGTCGACTGCCCTCCGACCGGTCCTCGATCGTGCAGGTTCGCCTCGGAGAGGCATTTGGTTGA